In Deinococcus betulae, the genomic stretch GCGGGTGGCACGCTACGCCTGGACCCCTGATTACCATGACCAGCTTCAGCCACTGCTGACCCGGTTAGAAGAGGAAGCGGCCAGGCTGGGCGTGCGGGCGCGCGGCTACGTGGACCACGGCCCCGTGATGGAGCGTCTGTTTGCCGCACAGGGCTTTCTGGGCTGGCGCGGCAAGTCGGGCATGCTGGTGAGCACGTCGCTGGGCGCCTTCGTGACGCTGGCGGTGCTGCTGACCGACCTGCCGTTTGAAGGCGAGGCGACCCCGCACCCAGACCGCTGTGGCCGCTGTACCCGCTGCGTCATGGCCTGTCCTACCGCCGCCATTAGCCCCGACCGGACTATTGATGCGCGGCGCTGCGTGTCTTACCTGACAATTGAACACCGGGGGCCGGTGCCCCTGTCGCTGCGGGCCGGCATAGGCGACTGGCTGCTGGGCTGCGACGTGTGCAGCGAGGTCTGCCCCTGGAGTGGCAAGGCCGGGCCGCTGGCGCGCTTGCTGCAGCCTGTCCCCAACCTGGCCCACCCGGACCTGAGCAGCCTGTTTGGCATCAGCGAGCGGCAGTTCGAGCGCCGGTTTGCGGGCAGCGCCCACCTGCGCCCCCGGCGCAAGGGCCTGGCCCGCAACGCCCTGACGGTCCTGGGCAACACCCGCGCGCCCCAGGGCTGGCCCCTGCTGCTGGCCGGCGCCGCCGACCCCGCCCCAGAGGTGCGTGACGCGGCGGCCTGGGCCCTGGCCCGGTGGGACGAATGGGCCGAGGTCGAACGACTGCGCCGCGACCCGGATGAGCGGGTGCAGGCTACAGCCAATGCCCTGTGCGACAACCGGGTCCAAGAGGGGTCAACTACCCTCACTGAACCAGGCTGACGAATCTGGGGGCTGGCCGCAGACCCTCACAGAGTCCCGACCGTGCTCAAGAGCCGGATTGAATCGGCGGCGACCACACGGACGCTGACACCACCGTCTGCAACACGCTGAACTCCGAGTGGACTTGAAAAGCTGCCTAGCAGGCTTGAAGAGCTTCGCAGCAGAGCGAGAAGAAGCAAAACGGACTGACGGGCGTGAAGTTGGCCAATAGGCAACTTACTGGTGTATGCAAAAAACAGACAGAATCCGTATCACTCCCACTTCCTCAAGAAGCGCCGAAAGACCTCCGGCTTATTCGGAATGTTTCAGTTCCGCTCCTCTCCCCTAATTCACCGCGCGCAGGGTGGCCAGCAGCGCTGGGTTGTCTTCACGCACAAATACCGCGGGCTGCCCCAGCGGCGAAGGCACCCGCACCATCTGCCCGCCAGCAAACACCTGCCCGGTCCAGGCATGCACCCAGCGCGACCCGGCCGGCAGACGCACTCGCGTCTCATTCTGGCCGGGCCGCAGGGCTGGGGCCACCAGCAGGTCCGGCCCCAGCAGATAGCTGGTGGGCTGCGCCTCAAAGGGTTCGGCAGGGAACTCGAACCAGACCGGGCGCATCAGGGGCGTGCCGTCCCTCTGCGCCCCGGCCATCAACCCGGCGCGGTAGGGGGCCAGCGCCGCGTACAGCCGCGCGGCCCGGGCCAGCGCCGGCAGAGTGGCGGGGTCGTACGCCTGGGCATTGTCAGCAGGCCGGTTGCCTTCATGGGTGCGCAGCAGCGGCGTGAACGCACTGAACTCCAGCCAGCGCGCCAGCACTTCCGGCGAGCGGCGAATGTTGATGGGCACCTGCGTGACCGTGGTGTAGCCGCCTGCATCGGCGTGATTGAGCGTCATGCCGCTGAGGCCGCCTGACAGCAGCCCCGTCAGCGCCGAGCGCAGGCCATCGTCTGCGCCCCAGTTCACCAGCTGGTCGCCTGCCCAGAAGGCCCCGGCCTGCCCCGGCGAGGTGGTGAAGGCGCTGCGGTGAAACACCAGCTTGTCGCCGCCCAGTTCGGCGGCCAGTTCACGGTTCAGGCGCGCCCACAGCACCGGATAGGCGTTGTGCAGGGCCGTGGCCGTACCGCGCGCCGGGCGGGCGTCCAGCGGCAGACTCTCGCCGAAGTCGGCCATCCAGCCGTCCAGCCCCGCCTCGGCAATGGCGTCCCGCAGCACCGCTTTGAACCAGGCATACGCCTGGGGACTGCTCAGGTCCACGAGCGCCGCACTGAACGAGGTGTTGAGCTGGTCATAGACACTGCCGTCCGCCTGTTTCAGCAGGAAACCGCGTTCGGCGGCCTCGCGGTACAGGTGGCGGCGAACGTTCGACTTCTCACCCGTGTCGGTCAGGAAGGGGTTGACGTAGCCCAGCACGCGCACGCCGTCGGCAGCGAGGTCGCGGCGCAGCTCGGCCCAGCCGGGGTAGTGGGCGGCGTCCAGTTCCCAGTTCCACCACAGCTGCTGGCCAAAGCTGGTGGTGCGCCGTCCCACCCAGTCTTGCAGCCACAGGCCCGCCACGGGTACCCCGGCAGCCTTGACACGGGCGTAAACCTCGCGCACGCGCGCCGTTCCGCCCTGCACCCCCAGCAAAGCACCCTGGCCGGTCCAGGCGGGCAGCGGGGCCATGCGGCCGGTGTCGGCGGTCAGGGCGCGCGTCAGGGTACGGATATTGCCTGCGGCCAGACGCAAATGCAGCGAGGCGCCCGTCATTTCCAGGCGCCAGCGTCCGCCGCGCGTGTCCAGGGCGCCGGGTAAGGTGTCCAGGCTCCAGATGCTCTGGCCGCTTCCCTGATCGTCCAGCAGGCGCAGGTGGGGCATGGGCGCGTAACTGCTGTGCCAGGCGCCGCCCGCACCGTTGTTCGTCAGATTGGCCAGCCAAGTCAGCGGCTGCTGCCCGCGCCCCACGCCCTGCTCGCTGACCAGCACCGGCAGGCGCCGCCCCCGCAGATTCAGGGTGCTGAACTGCTCGCCGCCGCCCGTCACGCGGGTACGCAGGGCTAGGGTCCCCGCCGCGCCCAGCCCGGTCAGACGGGCGCCGCCCGTGACCACCACGCGCACGTCTAGCACCTCGCCCTCGGCGCACAGGAGCAGCGTGTACGGCAGGGTAGGGCCATCCGGGCAGGTCAGGGTGCCAGTGCCCTGCGCCTGGGCTGGCCCAGTCACGCGCAGAGCACTCAGGCGCTGCGCCGCACACACCTGGCCCCGGCCTTCGCGTACCCGCACCATGCCGCGCGCCTCGGTGTAGGTCACGGGCCGGTCGGTGGCGTACAGGAAGGCGGCCCCCGGCCCGGCCGACCAGACCTCCTGCCCGGCGCGGGTGACCCGCCAGCCCCCCTGGGTGGTGACGGTCAAGGCGCCCAGAGTGACCGTCTCAGCGCTAGCCTCCAGTGACCCAGGGCCCGGCGGCGCCGTCACGCCCCGCCCATAGCCCAGCAGGCCTACGGCGGCCAGCACGCCCATCAGACCCAGCACCGCCTCTCTGCGCCTCACACCCCAGTTCACGCCCTGCATCCTGGCACGAAGGCTGGCCGCATGAAGAACTTCTGGGGGCGTTTTCCCTCGCAGGCCGGGCGCCCGGCGACTACCATAAGGGCGTGCGCCTGCTCCGCTTTGCCCCGCTGCTGACCCTGCTGACCGTGCCCCTGACTGCCGCCCTGACCTCCCAGACCACGGCGCCCACCCTGACCCCCACCGTCACGGCGCGCTACGCCCATGACCGCGCCGCCTTTACCCAGGGGCTTCAGTACCTGGGAAGCGGCGTGTACCTGGAAAGCACCGGCCAAGTGGGCCAGTCCGGCGTGCGCCGGGTGGACCTGAAAAGCGGCAAGGTGCTGGCGCAGGTCGCCACCCCCCTGGGCAGCGCCTTTGGTGAGGGCGTGGCGGTGCTGGGCGGCGCGGCCTATCACCTGACCTGGCAAGACGGCGTGGCCTTTACCTTTGACGCGCAGACCCTGAAAGAAACCGGGCGTTACCGCTACAGCGGCGAGGGCTGGGGCCTGACCACCGACGGCAAGGCGCTGATTATGAGTAACGGCAGCGCCGCGCTGACCTGGCGTGACCCGAAGACCTTTCAGGTAAGGCGCACCCTTCAGGTCACTGACCAGGGCCAACCGGTGCGCAACCTGAACGAACTGGAATACGTTCAGGGCAGCATCTACGCCAACATCTGGCTGACCGACCGCATCGCCCGCATTGACCCCCAGACCGGGCGCGTGACTGCGTGGCTGAGCGTGGCCGACCTGACCCGCGAGGCCAGCACCGCCGCCACGCGCAGTGGCCGCCCGCTGACGTTTGACGATGTGCCCAACGGCATCGCCTACGTGCCCGAACGCGGCACCCTGCTCCTGACCGGCAAGCGCTGGGGGCTGATGTTTGAGGTCAAGGTGCCGGGCGTGAAACCGGAGACCGGACTCAGTGGCCGGGCGGCGCCCAGAAAATAGGTCTGGCCTCTGCGTCGCGGGGAGCAAAGAAGATGACCGGAAGTGCCAGCTCTGCCAGGCACTTCCGGGTTCAGTAGGTCAGTGGGGCTGAAAGGCGTTAGGTCGCGTCCAGCCAGCCCACGTCATGACCAGCAGGTGAAGTGCAGAGGCGTGCTGCGAGATCCCTCAAACAGCACGCCCTCAAAAGCTATAGGCGCTGCTCTGCGTCAAGCTGCGCCCCGCCGACGCTCAGCCGGCCTGAAACGGCTGCCCAGATGGCCGCGTCCAGTTCGTCTTCAGACTGGGTGGCGTCCAGCACCAGAAAGCGCGCAGGGTCAGCGGCGGCCAGCGCCAGGAAGCCTCCCCGCACCCGCTGATGAAACCCCAGGTCGGCCTGTTCCAGCCGGTCAGGCTGGCCCCGGCGAGCGGCGCGCGCCAATCCCAGAGCCGGGTCCAGGTCCAGCAGCACGGTCAGGTCGGGGGTCAGGCCACCTGTGGCGGCGGCAGTGATGCTGGCCAACAGCGGCGCGGGCAGTCCCCGTCCCGCGCCCTGGTAGGCCAGGCTGGAATCGGCGTAGCGGTCGCACACCACGACCTCTGCGCGGGCCAGCGCCGGGCGCACCACCTGGGCGACCAGTTGCGCGCGACTGGCCGAATACAGCAGAAATTCCGGCAAGGGGTCCA encodes the following:
- a CDS encoding glutaminyl-peptide cyclotransferase — its product is MTAALTSQTTAPTLTPTVTARYAHDRAAFTQGLQYLGSGVYLESTGQVGQSGVRRVDLKSGKVLAQVATPLGSAFGEGVAVLGGAAYHLTWQDGVAFTFDAQTLKETGRYRYSGEGWGLTTDGKALIMSNGSAALTWRDPKTFQVRRTLQVTDQGQPVRNLNELEYVQGSIYANIWLTDRIARIDPQTGRVTAWLSVADLTREASTAATRSGRPLTFDDVPNGIAYVPERGTLLLTGKRWGLMFEVKVPGVKPETGLSGRAAPRK
- the queG gene encoding tRNA epoxyqueuosine(34) reductase QueG; this translates as MSAAETLADLAHALGADAVGWAPAQVPTAAVTEYASWLEAGHHAGMAYLERQLPARAAPASRLEGARSVLVLGVSHAFEPPPVPAGGVRVGRVARYAWTPDYHDQLQPLLTRLEEEAARLGVRARGYVDHGPVMERLFAAQGFLGWRGKSGMLVSTSLGAFVTLAVLLTDLPFEGEATPHPDRCGRCTRCVMACPTAAISPDRTIDARRCVSYLTIEHRGPVPLSLRAGIGDWLLGCDVCSEVCPWSGKAGPLARLLQPVPNLAHPDLSSLFGISERQFERRFAGSAHLRPRRKGLARNALTVLGNTRAPQGWPLLLAGAADPAPEVRDAAAWALARWDEWAEVERLRRDPDERVQATANALCDNRVQEGSTTLTEPG
- a CDS encoding alpha-glucosidase, translating into MRRREAVLGLMGVLAAVGLLGYGRGVTAPPGPGSLEASAETVTLGALTVTTQGGWRVTRAGQEVWSAGPGAAFLYATDRPVTYTEARGMVRVREGRGQVCAAQRLSALRVTGPAQAQGTGTLTCPDGPTLPYTLLLCAEGEVLDVRVVVTGGARLTGLGAAGTLALRTRVTGGGEQFSTLNLRGRRLPVLVSEQGVGRGQQPLTWLANLTNNGAGGAWHSSYAPMPHLRLLDDQGSGQSIWSLDTLPGALDTRGGRWRLEMTGASLHLRLAAGNIRTLTRALTADTGRMAPLPAWTGQGALLGVQGGTARVREVYARVKAAGVPVAGLWLQDWVGRRTTSFGQQLWWNWELDAAHYPGWAELRRDLAADGVRVLGYVNPFLTDTGEKSNVRRHLYREAAERGFLLKQADGSVYDQLNTSFSAALVDLSSPQAYAWFKAVLRDAIAEAGLDGWMADFGESLPLDARPARGTATALHNAYPVLWARLNRELAAELGGDKLVFHRSAFTTSPGQAGAFWAGDQLVNWGADDGLRSALTGLLSGGLSGMTLNHADAGGYTTVTQVPINIRRSPEVLARWLEFSAFTPLLRTHEGNRPADNAQAYDPATLPALARAARLYAALAPYRAGLMAGAQRDGTPLMRPVWFEFPAEPFEAQPTSYLLGPDLLVAPALRPGQNETRVRLPAGSRWVHAWTGQVFAGGQMVRVPSPLGQPAVFVREDNPALLATLRAVN
- the tmk gene encoding dTMP kinase yields the protein MRPGFFLSFEGPEGAGKSTQLARLTRRLTAAGRAHTVTREPGGTPLGTRVREVLLDPALSMDPLPEFLLYSASRAQLVAQVVRPALARAEVVVCDRYADSSLAYQGAGRGLPAPLLASITAAATGGLTPDLTVLLDLDPALGLARAARRGQPDRLEQADLGFHQRVRGGFLALAAADPARFLVLDATQSEDELDAAIWAAVSGRLSVGGAQLDAEQRL